In Sneathia sanguinegens, one genomic interval encodes:
- a CDS encoding ROK family protein, giving the protein MNILCFDIGGTSIKYTLFTQDNIDNLTILSEKTSSNILEQILNIIEKYPSISAVGISSAGVIDNKQGKVIYAGPTIPNYIGTELKKNIEAKFNVPCIVENDVNSAAYGEYIYNKEKSPVFCLTIGTGVGGAIIINDEIYTGANFSACEIGYLPIQSSYFQDISSTKYLVDLVSKKLNKKVDGLYIFEEAKKGSKLCQEAIEKMVDNLSYGIVNIIYMFNPNKIIIGGGITAQKEILEPLIRKKVNEKLIDKKFITQINLAKLENKAGLYGIYCLTRKEIQ; this is encoded by the coding sequence ATGAATATTCTTTGCTTTGACATTGGTGGTACAAGCATAAAATACACACTTTTTACTCAAGATAATATAGATAATTTAACAATTTTATCTGAAAAAACAAGTTCAAATATACTAGAACAAATTTTGAATATTATAGAAAAATATCCTTCTATTTCAGCGGTAGGAATTTCTAGTGCTGGAGTCATAGATAATAAACAAGGAAAAGTTATTTATGCTGGACCTACTATCCCAAACTATATTGGCACTGAATTAAAAAAGAATATAGAAGCTAAATTTAATGTCCCTTGTATAGTTGAAAATGATGTTAATAGTGCTGCTTATGGAGAATATATCTATAATAAAGAAAAATCACCTGTATTTTGTTTAACTATAGGTACTGGTGTAGGTGGTGCTATAATAATTAATGATGAAATTTATACTGGAGCTAATTTTTCAGCTTGTGAAATAGGCTATTTACCAATTCAATCTTCATATTTTCAAGATATTTCTTCTACAAAATATTTAGTTGATTTAGTAAGTAAAAAATTAAATAAAAAAGTTGATGGACTATACATTTTTGAAGAAGCAAAAAAAGGTTCTAAACTTTGTCAAGAAGCTATAGAAAAAATGGTTGATAATTTATCATATGGTATCGTTAATATAATATATATGTTCAATCCTAATAAAATAATTATTGGCGGTGGCATAACAGCTCAAAAAGAAATATTAGAACCTTTAATTAGAAAAAAAGTTAATGAAAAATTAATAGATAAAAAATTTATTACGCAAATAAACTTAGCAAAATTAGAAAATAAGGCAGGTCTTTATGGCATTTATTGCCTTACTAGAAAGGAAATACAATGA
- a CDS encoding N-acetylmannosamine-6-phosphate 2-epimerase encodes MTKNELLQIMKKQLIVSCQALADEPLYDEKRSIMPFMAKAAKRAGVKLIRTSSIRDVVAIKKETSLPVIGIIKKAYPSFSPYITVTMDEIDALVKAGSDIIALDCTLRERPDGLTINEHLKNIKKKYPNILLMADISNLEEGINAYKAGVDFVGTTLNGYTEYTKNDKAPNFELIKNLVANIPIPVIAEGRIHTPEQAKKMLELGAYSVVVGGAITRPLEITNRFLEGMGLK; translated from the coding sequence ATGACAAAAAATGAACTTTTACAAATTATGAAAAAACAACTTATAGTTTCTTGTCAAGCATTAGCTGATGAACCACTATATGATGAAAAAAGATCTATTATGCCTTTCATGGCAAAGGCAGCTAAAAGAGCTGGAGTAAAATTAATTAGAACTAGCAGTATTCGTGACGTTGTTGCTATAAAGAAAGAAACTTCTCTTCCTGTTATAGGTATAATAAAAAAGGCATATCCTTCATTTAGCCCATATATTACAGTTACTATGGATGAAATAGATGCCTTAGTTAAAGCAGGTTCGGATATAATTGCACTTGATTGTACTTTAAGAGAAAGACCTGATGGCTTAACTATTAATGAACATCTTAAAAATATCAAGAAAAAATATCCTAATATTTTATTAATGGCAGATATTTCAAATCTTGAAGAAGGGATAAATGCATACAAAGCTGGGGTTGACTTTGTTGGAACTACATTGAATGGTTATACTGAATATACAAAAAATGATAAAGCTCCAAACTTTGAATTAATAAAAAATTTAGTTGCTAATATACCAATTCCAGTAATTGCCGAAGGACGAATACATACACCAGAACAAGCTAAAAAAATGCTTGAACTTGGTGCATATTCAGTTGTAGTAGGAGGTGCAATAACAAGACCTCTTGAAATAACAAATAGATTTTTAGAAGGAATGGGATTAAAATGA
- a CDS encoding amino acid ABC transporter ATP-binding protein, with product MLRVEKIKKVYGTKEILKDISFSIDEGEVISIIGPSGSGKSTLLRCINLLEDITSGQILFHGEKIKANEEYRQKVGMVFQNFNLFENMNVIQNCMLAQRKVLHKSEKEAKEIALKYLEKVGMKDFINARPKQLSGGQKQRVAIARALCMKPEILLFDEPTSALDPEMVTEILKIMIELAKEGMTMIVVTHEMNFAKNVSDRIIFMEHGYIEVDDSPENILKGNNQRIKEFLS from the coding sequence ATATTAAGAGTTGAAAAAATAAAAAAGGTATATGGAACAAAAGAAATATTAAAAGATATTTCATTTTCTATTGATGAAGGAGAGGTAATATCAATAATAGGACCATCAGGTAGTGGTAAATCGACTTTACTTCGATGTATTAATTTATTAGAAGATATTACTTCTGGTCAAATACTATTTCATGGTGAAAAGATAAAAGCAAATGAAGAATATAGACAAAAAGTAGGTATGGTTTTTCAAAATTTTAATTTATTTGAAAATATGAATGTAATACAAAATTGTATGTTAGCTCAGAGAAAGGTTTTACATAAAAGCGAAAAAGAAGCAAAAGAAATAGCACTGAAATATCTTGAGAAAGTTGGAATGAAAGATTTTATAAATGCTAGACCAAAGCAATTATCTGGTGGGCAAAAACAAAGAGTTGCTATTGCAAGGGCCTTATGTATGAAACCTGAAATATTATTATTTGATGAACCAACTTCGGCACTCGATCCAGAAATGGTTACTGAAATTTTAAAAATTATGATAGAGCTTGCAAAAGAAGGTATGACAATGATAGTTGTAACACATGAAATGAATTTTGCAAAGAATGTATCAGATAGAATAATTTTCATGGAACATGGCTATATTGAAGTTGATGATAGTCCTGAAAATATATTAAAAGGAAATAATCAAAGAATAAAAGAATTTTTATCATAA
- a CDS encoding dihydrodipicolinate synthase family protein, which yields MNFNLEKFKGVFMALYSAYDDEGNVSIERAKLLTQYYIDKGVKGLYVGGSSGEGILQNEEERKKMLEAVMSVAKGKLTIIAHIGANSTIESVRLAKHAEKLGVDAISSIPCVYYGFSPKAIKKHYETMINATSLPFIIYHIPQTTRFNMPLSLFKELAKNEKVIGIKCSSESTYELQQFKYHGTLVKNHEFIVFNGPDEQFIAGRMIGADSGIGGTYGVMPELFMKMDDLIKKNEIEKAREVQNSVNEIISLLLSGPSLYAVCKYILAMNGIKTGQPRLPMLPIESNEDKDLCKKIDSLIKSTINKYCN from the coding sequence ATGAATTTTAATTTAGAAAAATTTAAAGGTGTTTTTATGGCTCTTTATTCAGCATATGATGATGAAGGAAATGTTTCAATAGAACGAGCCAAACTTTTAACTCAATATTATATTGATAAAGGAGTTAAGGGACTTTATGTAGGTGGTTCTTCTGGAGAAGGTATTTTACAAAATGAAGAAGAAAGAAAAAAAATGTTGGAAGCTGTTATGAGTGTTGCAAAAGGAAAATTAACTATAATTGCACATATTGGAGCAAATTCCACAATAGAATCTGTTAGACTTGCAAAACATGCTGAAAAATTAGGAGTAGATGCTATATCTTCTATACCTTGTGTATATTATGGCTTTTCTCCTAAAGCAATAAAAAAACATTATGAAACTATGATAAATGCAACTAGTCTCCCCTTTATAATTTACCACATACCACAAACAACTAGATTCAATATGCCTTTATCATTATTCAAAGAATTAGCAAAAAATGAAAAAGTTATAGGTATAAAATGTTCTAGTGAAAGTACTTATGAATTACAACAATTTAAATATCATGGAACTTTAGTAAAAAATCATGAATTTATTGTATTTAATGGTCCCGATGAACAATTCATTGCTGGTCGTATGATAGGTGCTGATTCTGGTATAGGTGGAACTTATGGTGTAATGCCAGAATTATTTATGAAAATGGATGACTTAATTAAGAAAAATGAAATAGAAAAGGCTAGAGAAGTTCAAAATTCTGTAAATGAAATTATTTCTTTACTTCTTTCTGGTCCTTCACTATATGCTGTATGTAAGTATATATTAGCTATGAATGGAATTAAAACAGGACAACCAAGATTACCTATGTTACCTATAGAAAGTAACGAAGACAAGGACTTATGTAAAAAAATTGATTCTTTAATCAAGTCTACTATAAATAAATATTGTAATTAA